The window tataaaaaattgtaaaaagagACAAATGGACAACAAAGAATTAAACGtaaattttgaaatcaaaatataataaataacaaaagttttctagttttaaaatgcaaaattaaaattataaatagtcAGTTGTTGAAGtagtaaaaattgttaaaaaataaatttcctatttaataatgttatcaaacaaaatataacaattatcTTAATCATCATCATacattgttgtatgtatgtttgtatgtgttatAACATTATGTATATTGCGCGTTAAATCCTTAACTATTTGTAtaactattgaaaatattttaacattattaactAATGTCTTTTAACGTTTTAACTATAAAACGACCTTAAAGCACGTGTGGGGCAAGGAGAACGTACATATACTCAAAGATGTTGTTGTAATAGAAATAAATGATGAGTTTTCATTAAAGATAAAATTGAGAGAGGAGAGAGAGTGAAAGACAGCTTTTACGTTTGCAAGTAAACGAGAGTCATTCATGCTTCCaatgtaaaaaattctttataagaaTAGTATGACAGTATGCTTACCTTATTAAACTGCCTTTGTTAAAATGTAATATGTTTTGTGACAGATGTCTTAAAAAGATTTGtcttttgtttcctttttcctTAAGTTTACATTAGTTGTAACAATATTTAAGGTATACCCGGCAAGCCAGTACAACTTTGtctttgctgttgttgctgctgtaacATATTAGCTTGTACTCTTTGCTGTTCGAGTCGTTGTACGGATGCAGTAAGATGCGAATTCTCTACATATAGatctttaactaaaatatcaGCATTATGTAAACGCTGTACTTGTTCGGCAATTAAAGCTCCTTGAGCCTCAAGGCGACCATGTAAATCATTTAATTCGATTTGATGATGACGCCAAGATTCTGtaaaatttagtataaattcttttaaatttcattttccaaaaataaattgaattaaacaaaACCTACGTTGCATTATGGATTCTGTatactgttgctgttgtttgacAACATTTTGTAAATGCCTATTCTTCAATTCAAGTTGATTGACTCTTTGTATTAAAGAAGGATGTGAGGTGcgctttaaatagtttttaaagaaaataatttaagtatttaaagtaataaaacaaaaaaaaaacatcaatccTTACCGCATAAGCTTTTTCTAATACTGGTTTAGCTTCTTGTAATTGCTGCAATTCCATTATTAAACCATCTCGTTGTAAAGACAAATCCTTAATTTGTTCTTtcaatgaaatttcaaaatatttcaaacgtTTAAGCTCATCTTTTAAAACGCTAGGCGTAGGACTAGGTGAACTATTCTTAGTGCTGCTAATGGATTTAGTTGCCGATTGATTGTTTCGTTGTTGATGTTGATAGCTTTGATTTGAGTGTATACTGTGCGTTTCAAAGCTTTTACCCGATGCTGTTGATGAGGTTTCACAATCGGCCACATCACCAGCCTCTGATTGAGTGGATTGTGTTTGAGATTGCGTCGTGGGCTTTTCAATGGGCGACTGTAGAGGTGTTGTGCTGAATATAGTTGTTTCGGAAGTTGATAAATTGCtgctaaaaataaagataaataaaaatgttaaatgttatttaaaagatAATACGAATAGATTGGGAGTAGGATTTcaagacagatagatagatagatagatagatagatagatagatagatagatagatagatagatagatagatagatagatagatagatagatagatagatagatagatagatagatagatagatagatagatagatagatagatagatagatagatagatagatagatagatagatagatagatagatagatagatagatagatagatagatagatagatagatagataatagatagatagatagatagatagatagatagatagatagatagatagatagatagatagatagatagatagatagatagatagatagatagatagatagatagatagatagatagatagatagatagatagatagatagatagatagatagatagatagatagatagatagatagatagatatatagatagatagatagatagatagatagatagatagatagatagatagatagatagatagatagatagatagatagatagatagataggtagatagatagatagatagatagatagatagatagatagatagatagatagatagatagataggtagataggtagatagatagatagatagatagatagatagatagatagatagatagatagatagatagatagatagatagatagatagatagatagatagatagatagatagatagatagatagatagatagatagatagatagatagatagatagatagataatatatagatagatagatagatagatagatagatagatagatagatagatagatagatagatagatagatagatagatagatagatagatagatagatagatagctagatagctagatagctagatagctagatagctagatagctagatagatagatagatagatagatagatagatagatagatagatagatagatagatagatagatagatagatagatagatagatagatagatagacagatagatagatagatagatagatagatagatagatagatagatagatagatagacatacAACGGAAAGTCGTATTCAGCAGAGCTTAATCCTTAAGAAAGGTGAACATTGGGATAAAAATTGATTTGTGTAATTGAATACCAAGCAATTTAAGGTCGAGTGGGAAATTTCGAATCTCAACACCGGACAATTCGCCGAGAAATCGAAACTTTGTACTGTACTGTATTACAGTTTGAAAATTATTACTTCTTAAGCAAAAGAAGAGACTGATAGCATACCGATATCCACTCTCGATTCAAGATAGAATCCTGGTTACGTACAATTGAGGTGTTTATCGAGCCTATCTGTAAAATAGTAAAGATCATATGTTCGAAAATACTTATAAAGTCTTCTGAGTGTTCAACTATGAATCACTATGAGAGTGGTTTCTAACCACTAGCCGTTTGGGTTTCAAGCGGCCAAGGCGAATATTCGAAAGATTACCTCATTCATTTGCGCGACAAAGTGTTTTGAGTAATAAGGTCTAAGTGCATTCGCAGACATCATGTTCACTTAACCAACACGTCAACTACTATATTTTCGTTAGCAATAAATCTACTGTagttcttatttttaaaacttaagaaTTATGGCTTGAATAACAACGTTTACAAGGCATACAAGTACTCATAACAATTCAAGCTAACATATTATTTCCTAGAGTTTCTTATATATCATTTGGTTTTATATCAACCACAAGATCTTAAAAGATCCTGGATTAAAATTCATTGTAGTATCCAAACAATTTACGGCAATGCGGATCAACTCgagtatataaatttataccaCAACAATCACATTCATCATGAAACAAAacagaatttaacaaaataaaaatttcgtttaaagtCAATTTAAAAACCAAgcgatttataattaaaaacaacaaaatacaggatttatttaataaatttatttataaagataatatgTTATAATACTAGGGGCATTAAATTATTTCTAGAGTAAAGGAAAAAACACATTACATTAATtgcttattttatttacaaagaatCTAAGAGATTCTTGCTAATCAATTCAATGCAAATGTCAGAAAAGTTACATCATCAATATGTCAAACTTTAGGTCATAAATGAAAACTCGTATGTAtcaataagttttattattttctttatttataaggattttttaattaaaaggttCTTTTTTATAGTCAAGTGACTTTTTGAGATCATTTTTTGTACTAAGGTTATGCCTAAGAACTTTTAGTTCAAGgcgttttatgtatttttagacTAAGCATTTAGCTAGAAGTTATATATTACCCATCAACCGATTTAAAAGACGTTTAGAGAATTGCAAGGGCGGGTTTTGAGATTTCAAGGGAAATGAgcagctaaaatattttatagggatttaataaaaaaatatataatcatatTAAGgctatgaaaaaagaaaacttaagctTTAATGCATAACTTGTCGTCAAAAAGTTGCAAAAGCTTAAAGggatatacgtatgtatattacaaaattgaagagttttttgtaaattgtgtgGTACTCACCGTACGGTTTGATTGCTCACTGGCAACATAGAACCCAATGCTGTTATATTCGTTTCTAAAGGCTGGCAGTTTTTGGCCGGTTCTTGTATAGTACTCTGGTGCCATAAATAGCTAATGGGAGAATTAGCTGGACTACCAGCTTCAGTCAAACTAGTATTGTTAGCAACGTTTTCGGGTTTAAGTTCATATGCTCCCGTTAAAATCTCTACACTTTCACCTAAACGTACGCGTAAATCTTCGATTTCGTTTTGTAAAGCTTCAATTTCTTGTGATTTTTCTTCAAACATTTTACGAGCATTTTCTCGTATTTCTTCAGCCTCAGCTTCTAGATCAGCATATTGCTGTTCGAGAGCATCTTTCTCTTCGATGGGTGACAAGCGGCCATCTTTGCTGAATTGTTCTTCGTACTCACGTACCTTTTCCATGAGTTCGGTAAACTTTTTATCACTCTCCTGCTGTTCTTCTTCATAAATTTGTCGCTCTTTTTCGAAGAGAGTTCTTTCTTCGGTTAGTTTAGCTTGCCAGTAATCTTCACACTCTTCATAAGCTTTTTGCATTTGCTCGAGACTGGCTTCTAGCTCTTTGCAACGTTCTTCATGACTGACATTAGCTGAAGATGTTGTGGGAGTTTGTGTTAAAAGTTTCTCTTTAGCCTGTTGCAATTGTTCTTCCAATTCTGAGATTCTTTTCCTGAGTGTCTCAATTTCAGAGGATTTTGTTTGGGAATTACTTAATTCTGAATTCAATGCCATCCATTCACCACTTGTATCACTATTTTCACTACAAGTATTGTTAGCATCATTGGTACATTTTCTCAGTTTACCCAAACGTGGACTCTCCTCAATGAGTCGAGTTTTGGAGGGTGAATCACCACGTCGTTTAGTTGCCGTACTGGAAGAACTCATTTCATTTTCATCTAAATCTTGATTTGCTACATCTTGATTGAGagttaattttttccatttcattttcattttattcaaaTCATGATTTAGATTCTCAACTTCTGCTATTAACTCATCATTTTTATCTCTTAGATTGCAATTTTCCACCTGTAAAGTGGATACCTTCTCCACTAAACGTAAAACCTCTTCATCATCATTCGACTTATCGAATTGTTGTTTACGTCTTTCACAATGATTCGTTTCATCCATTTCGGTTAGTTCACGCTGCAATTCAATATTCTTTTCCAATAGTtcagttatttgtttttgcattttttgtttttctccctCCAAATCTTCATTCTCTCTGCGcactagttctagttcggtttttattttgatttcttcTTGTTCAAATATTTTGAGTTTCGATTCTAGGCGGGTATTAAGATTACACCAGTTTTCACGATCATTAGCTAAGCGTGCTGTTAAATCGCGTACAACACCAGCATGTCTTTGTTCTAAAAGGCGTATCTGCAAAGTTAATGATTAGcacaaaagttaatatttttgtttttagcttaaagtttttaaagaaatatgtacCTCTTTTTTAGTGGCATCCTCTAAAGAAGCATGCCGTTCATCTATTTCAGCAGCTAGCAAAGATATACGTCTATTAGCATCTTTATTATCTGCTCTTAGTTTGGCATTTTCATCACGCAGTTGTTTGGAAAATTGCCTTAAACTACCAAGTTCTTCGGTTTGTAACACTAGACAGGCTTTCATTAAAGCCATTTGTGGTTCATCTTCAAGATTTGAGATTTCCTCTTCCATTACCTTGTTCAGTTGTGCTATATTGATTTCATCATTATCAAAGCCTAAAGCTAATAGTATACCACGACCATTGGGTATTGCAGCACGTTCCCATATATCTAGTATACTGTTTATGGGTAATGTTTCCATTAAACCTGGTGAttctattcaatttaaaaaaagagaaaaagttgaaaaaaattttcaaaatttttatttaatgtttctgtaaacaaaatatatttaaagaaaaagataaAGGGAGTGACTAAAAAACCACAATTTCAAGAGTTAGATTTggagacaaaacaaaaaagagagaaataaaatcttaagttttgtaagtatttttatgagttaaagttaaacaaattgttgttgtaatagaGCCAATTAAACTTGGTCTTATATCTCTTTAAACAGGCATAAGTTTGTAAAAACTATTTCTTATATAGCAAGAAAGCTGGAGATATCTTT of the Lucilia cuprina isolate Lc7/37 chromosome 2, ASM2204524v1, whole genome shotgun sequence genome contains:
- the LOC111685789 gene encoding blastoderm-specific protein 25D isoform X1, encoding MEFSADPYEYKLYQMFQSCDTNQCGFLDENSLRRLCAQLELRDKGAVLIENLAREGRTSHVTFENFKEALLNFLGTEIDGANTSDITGERRKEQIAKDNQNSVDKSSGERALIISEQQETFIVDSPPESPDREVSPKLVVGTKKYGRRSRPQTTQRISNEQTASDSDDSNEEQDSHRACSTHEVKRSTSQTDIPGSRRRCATSGLTESKLKRCASLPAQRNLFNTNKPKLVANKGSLVKDSLVPITKNTLSSSVESLGLKNLTSAMHAVWSSYDWELSKSHFKTGYLAKESPGLMETLPINSILDIWERAAIPNGRGILLALGFDNDEINIAQLNKVMEEEISNLEDEPQMALMKACLVLQTEELGSLRQFSKQLRDENAKLRADNKDANRRISLLAAEIDERHASLEDATKKEIRLLEQRHAGVVRDLTARLANDRENWCNLNTRLESKLKIFEQEEIKIKTELELVRRENEDLEGEKQKMQKQITELLEKNIELQRELTEMDETNHCERRKQQFDKSNDDEEVLRLVEKVSTLQVENCNLRDKNDELIAEVENLNHDLNKMKMKWKKLTLNQDVANQDLDENEMSSSSTATKRRGDSPSKTRLIEESPRLGKLRKCTNDANNTCSENSDTSGEWMALNSELSNSQTKSSEIETLRKRISELEEQLQQAKEKLLTQTPTTSSANVSHEERCKELEASLEQMQKAYEECEDYWQAKLTEERTLFEKERQIYEEEQQESDKKFTELMEKVREYEEQFSKDGRLSPIEEKDALEQQYADLEAEAEEIRENARKMFEEKSQEIEALQNEIEDLRVRLGESVEILTGAYELKPENVANNTSLTEAGSPANSPISYLWHQSTIQEPAKNCQPLETNITALGSMLPVSNQTVRSNLSTSETTIFSTTPLQSPIEKPTTQSQTQSTQSEAGDVADCETSSTASGKSFETHSIHSNQSYQHQQRNNQSATKSISSTKNSSPSPTPSVLKDELKRLKYFEISLKEQIKDLSLQRDGLIMELQQLQEAKPVLEKAYARTSHPSLIQRVNQLELKNRHLQNVVKQQQQYTESIMQQSWRHHQIELNDLHGRLEAQGALIAEQVQRLHNADILVKDLYVENSHLTASVQRLEQQRVQANMLQQQQQQRQSCTGLPGIP
- the LOC111685789 gene encoding blastoderm-specific protein 25D isoform X3, with the translated sequence MEFSADPYEYKLYQMFQSCDTNQCGFLDENSLRRLCAQLELRDKGAVLIENLAREGRTSHVTFENFKEALLNFLGTEIDGANTSDITGERRKEQIAKDNQNSVDKSSGERALIISEQQETFIVDSPPESPDREVSPKLVVGTKKYGRRSRPQTTQRISNEQTASDSDDSNEEQDSHRACSTHEVKRSTSQTDIPGSRRRCATSGLTESKLKRCASLPAQRNLFNTNKPKLVANKGSLVKDSLVPITKNTLSSSVESLESPGLMETLPINSILDIWERAAIPNGRGILLALGFDNDEINIAQLNKVMEEEISNLEDEPQMALMKACLVLQTEELGSLRQFSKQLRDENAKLRADNKDANRRISLLAAEIDERHASLEDATKKEIRLLEQRHAGVVRDLTARLANDRENWCNLNTRLESKLKIFEQEEIKIKTELELVRRENEDLEGEKQKMQKQITELLEKNIELQRELTEMDETNHCERRKQQFDKSNDDEEVLRLVEKVSTLQVENCNLRDKNDELIAEVENLNHDLNKMKMKWKKLTLNQDVANQDLDENEMSSSSTATKRRGDSPSKTRLIEESPRLGKLRKCTNDANNTCSENSDTSGEWMALNSELSNSQTKSSEIETLRKRISELEEQLQQAKEKLLTQTPTTSSANVSHEERCKELEASLEQMQKAYEECEDYWQAKLTEERTLFEKERQIYEEEQQESDKKFTELMEKVREYEEQFSKDGRLSPIEEKDALEQQYADLEAEAEEIRENARKMFEEKSQEIEALQNEIEDLRVRLGESVEILTGAYELKPENVANNTSLTEAGSPANSPISYLWHQSTIQEPAKNCQPLETNITALGSMLPVSNQTVRSNLSTSETTIFSTTPLQSPIEKPTTQSQTQSTQSEAGDVADCETSSTASGKSFETHSIHSNQSYQHQQRNNQSATKSISSTKNSSPSPTPSVLKDELKRLKYFEISLKEQIKDLSLQRDGLIMELQQLQEAKPVLEKAYARTSHPSLIQRVNQLELKNRHLQNVVKQQQQYTESIMQQSWRHHQIELNDLHGRLEAQGALIAEQVQRLHNADILVKDLYVENSHLTASVQRLEQQRVQANMLQQQQQQRQSCTGLPGIP
- the LOC111685789 gene encoding blastoderm-specific protein 25D isoform X2, producing MEFSADPYEYKLYQMFQSCDTNQCGFLDENSLRRLCAQLELRDKGAVLIENLAREGRTSHVTFENFKEALLNFLGTEIDGANTSDITGERRKEQIAKDNQNSVDKSSGERALIISEQQETFIVDSPPESPDREVSPKLVVGTKKYGRRSRPQTTQRISNEQTASDSDDSNEEQDSHRACSTHEVKRSTSQTDIPGSRRRCATSGLTESKLKRCASLPAQRNLFNTNKPKLVANKGSLVKDSLVPITKNTLSSSVESLGLKNLTSAMHAVWSSYDWELSKSHFKTGYLAKESPGLMETLPINSILDIWERAAIPNGRGILLALGFDNDEINIAQLNKVMEEEISNLEDEPQMALMKACLVLQTEELGSLRQFSKQLRDENAKLRADNKDANRRISLLAAEIDERHASLEDATKKEIRLLEQRHAGVVRDLTARLANDRENWCNLNTRLESKLKIFEQEEIKIKTELELVRRENEDLEGEKQKMQKQITELLEKNIELQRELTEMDETNHCERRKQQFDKSNDDEEVLRLVEKVSTLQVENCNLRDKNDELIAEVENLNHDLNKMKMKWKKLTLNQDVANQDLDENEMSSSSTATKRRGDSPSKTRLIEESPRLGKLRKCTNDANNTCSENSDTSGEWMALNSELSNSQTKSSEIETLRKRISELEEQLQQAKEKLLTQTPTTSSANVSHEERCKELEASLEQMQKAYEECEDYWQAKLTEERTLFEKERQIYEEEQQESDKKFTELMEKVREYEEQFSKDGRLSPIEEKDALEQQYADLEAEAEEIRENARKMFEEKSQEIEALQNEIEDLRVRLGESVEILTGAYELKPENVANNTSLTEAGSPANSPISYLWHQSTIQEPAKNCQPLETNITALGSMLPVSNQTVRNLSTSETTIFSTTPLQSPIEKPTTQSQTQSTQSEAGDVADCETSSTASGKSFETHSIHSNQSYQHQQRNNQSATKSISSTKNSSPSPTPSVLKDELKRLKYFEISLKEQIKDLSLQRDGLIMELQQLQEAKPVLEKAYARTSHPSLIQRVNQLELKNRHLQNVVKQQQQYTESIMQQSWRHHQIELNDLHGRLEAQGALIAEQVQRLHNADILVKDLYVENSHLTASVQRLEQQRVQANMLQQQQQQRQSCTGLPGIP